The window TTATCTCCAAAGATCATGTCAAGCTGCCCTTCATCCCCCAGCCCATCACAGGACAATGCCACAAACGGGCCTCCCTTTTGCAGGCTTGCGTTGTGGATGCTTTGGGCCAGTAGGCGCTTTTCTGTTCCAGCCTCCCCTTCAATCAAGACCGCTTTTTCCGAAAGTGCATACAGCTTCGCCAGGCGTATGCATTCCTCCATTGCCTGGGATTCCTGAAGAATATCCTCAAATTCCCCCAGGGCAATGAAGCCTCTTAAATGGCCCTTTTCCCTGGAATCCGATTCCGCCAGCCGGCGTTTTTTCATGCGGTGGCAGGTGAGAATGGCTCCCTCTGCCCTTTGGTCAATGACCACCGGGGCCACAACGGCAAAAACAGAGGTGCGGTTGATCTCCATAAACAGGGAATAGGATTCCTTCCCATAGTCTTTTCCAAGCTCCGGAAATACCTCACAGGCAGCCTTTCCTAATACCTCATCTTTTTTCAGCCCCAGAATATTTTCCATAATTGGATTTAAATCCAGAATGAACCCGGAAGCGTCAAGCCTTACAACGCCGCTGAAGGAATGGTCCAAAAGCGTTTCCATCTGCGCTGCACTGCGCTTCTCCACTCCCATGGCATAATCCATGCTTTCGGCCATTGACAAGGCATTTCTTAAGGAATCCTCGGTATTGGATAAAAACAGGGACGGGATCCCGGCCTCTCCGGCTATTCCCACTGCCGTATCTCCTCCAATGATCAAGTCCACCCCATCCCCTATAGCCTGTTTTGTCATATCCTCAAGCAAATGACTTTTATCTGCAAAATAGGTCCTCATTTCAATTCCATAAATGATATCAAAATAGGACATATCGCAGAACATATTCCGGAACCCCACAACGCCGATGACAGGATTTTCTTTCTTTAAAATCTGTTTTGCCTTATTGACCAGAAGGGCCATTTCCTGGGCAGTGATAACGATTTCCACCACCGGAATATCCGTATACTGCTTGATTAAGGAGGCCTGAAGCCCTCTGGCAATGATAATGGAAGCCCCGGCCCCGATGGAATGCCTTGCCTCGGAAACAGCATCTTCCGTTTTAATTACCCGCATATCACTGATCTCGTATTTTTTTTCCTGGAGAATATTGTGCGTCTGATGCAGCATTTCTTCCCTGGATACAAGCAATGCAATTTTTCCCATGTGAATTCCTCTTAAGCGAACGCCGCGCCCTTTAAACATAATTGTTTCCTTATTACTGTCCACGCTTTTTGGACAGAGCCTACCCCGCTTTAGTGCCTTCCCCGCTTTATCGGGCATCGGGTGTAAAGGGATACCCGCAGGGTGTTTTCTAAGAAAAGTTTAGCATAAACTAACATGCCTGGCAATTAAGAAATAAACCAAAAGAGTCAAAAAGCTGCCTCAGCTCCGGTGCAGATCTCTTCTTATGATCACCGTTCCATATGGTTCTATTTCGCCTTTTCCCGAAATCTCCCCAAGCAGCCCCCTTCCATCTGACAGGCTGTCTAAAAGCTTCTGTTCCAGCACAGCAGGTTGCCGGCTGAAATTCTGCAAAAACAGATACTCATACTGATCCGATTCCCTGGAAGTCACTTCAACCTCTTCCGGGATCAGCCCTTCCACAAGAGGTTTGATTCCGGCTTCACAGGCCACCTTCCAGAATAAATCATCATAAAAATCCTGTTCTCCATCGGCGCATACATAATAGGCCATTCCCTTTCCATAGTGATTTCTTGTAAGGGCCGGATATCCCTTATAAAAATCATTTTCATATACCATAAGAGCCTCTGCTCCGTCAAGCCTCACCAGATCACAGAGATTGCGGCACTCATACCGTTCCCCTTTTTCCCCGGATGCAGGAACCATATAATTGCGCTCCCAGTCATAAAGACCATCGATTTCCGTGCTGCGAAGCCCCACCACCTCTCTCAGCCCATGGGGAACCCCACCGGAAAAGCATCTGTCTGATTCATCCACAATTCCGGACCAATAGGTAGTGACCAGTTGTCCGCCGCTTCGGACAAACCGTTCCATTTTCTCCTCAATTTTGCTGCGGTATAGGTAAAGCATGGGAGCCGCCACAAGCCGGTAATCCTCCAGACTGTCCTCCATAGTAATTACATCCACGTTAAATCCCATCTTTTTAATGGCGCTGTAAATCTTTACACAGGTCTCATGATAATATAGCCCTTTATTTCTGGGACCTTGTGCGTCCTCCATTGCCCACCGGTTTTCCACGTCATAGATCAGGGCCGCCTGGGGCCGTACTCCGGTTCCGGCCAATTCTCCCAGAAATGCAAGCTCTTTTCCTATGAGGCTGACCTCTTCAAACACCCTGGTGTCTGTTTTTCCGTAATGGTCGATGACAGCCCCGTGAAATTTTTCCCAGCTTCCCGGACTTTGGCGTATCTGAAAATACAAGACGCTGTCCGACCCATGGGCAACGGCCTGCCAGGAGGCCAGTCTTAAAAGTCCTGGTTTTTTCAGCTTACTGACTCCCTGCCAGTTTGTGCTGCTTGGGCAGGATTCCATGAGGAGAAAAGGCTTCTTCTTTAAGC of the Lacrimispora indolis DSM 755 genome contains:
- a CDS encoding sigma-54-dependent Fis family transcriptional regulator, whose product is MGKIALLVSREEMLHQTHNILQEKKYEISDMRVIKTEDAVSEARHSIGAGASIIIARGLQASLIKQYTDIPVVEIVITAQEMALLVNKAKQILKKENPVIGVVGFRNMFCDMSYFDIIYGIEMRTYFADKSHLLEDMTKQAIGDGVDLIIGGDTAVGIAGEAGIPSLFLSNTEDSLRNALSMAESMDYAMGVEKRSAAQMETLLDHSFSGVVRLDASGFILDLNPIMENILGLKKDEVLGKAACEVFPELGKDYGKESYSLFMEINRTSVFAVVAPVVIDQRAEGAILTCHRMKKRRLAESDSREKGHLRGFIALGEFEDILQESQAMEECIRLAKLYALSEKAVLIEGEAGTEKRLLAQSIHNASLQKGGPFVALSCDGLGDEGQLDMIFGDKGAVAQAKGGTLLLEEVQCLTRANQYRLCQLIRYKSRLGKDGARYPGADVRVMVTTDVPLSDLAGDGAIREDLYYLLSGLTVRIPPLRERKEDLERKLTESIRDCCEHYSRFHVLTHGARKLLLDYPWEGNLFQVESFCERLILTAKKRSLDEGFAEQVLGELYPRPLKAGWEEEGEENDRIMPVPEEAERIAEALLRFGGNREETAKALGISKATLWRKRKKYHLE
- a CDS encoding beta-galactosidase, whose protein sequence is MKNLGIWHGGDYSPEQWLDEPEILKKDLEYMKKAGINTVTMGMFAWSFLEPEEGVFDLSWLKERVDILYKNGISTIMGTPSGARPKWMADRYQEVLRVDDTGRRQRFGGRHNHCCTSPVYREKIKTVNEKLAEQFASHPGVRMWHISNEYGGECHCPLCQDAFRKWLEKRYGTIERLNRSWCTAFWSHGYQSFDQVESPSSIGETMVHGLNLDWKRFVTDQTMDFARWEAASLREAGAKQPVTTNFMYDYQGLNYRKLSQAVDVISWDTYPLWHKEKEILTARDNGMQHDFMRSLKKKPFLLMESCPSSTNWQGVSKLKKPGLLRLASWQAVAHGSDSVLYFQIRQSPGSWEKFHGAVIDHYGKTDTRVFEEVSLIGKELAFLGELAGTGVRPQAALIYDVENRWAMEDAQGPRNKGLYYHETCVKIYSAIKKMGFNVDVITMEDSLEDYRLVAAPMLYLYRSKIEEKMERFVRSGGQLVTTYWSGIVDESDRCFSGGVPHGLREVVGLRSTEIDGLYDWERNYMVPASGEKGERYECRNLCDLVRLDGAEALMVYENDFYKGYPALTRNHYGKGMAYYVCADGEQDFYDDLFWKVACEAGIKPLVEGLIPEEVEVTSRESDQYEYLFLQNFSRQPAVLEQKLLDSLSDGRGLLGEISGKGEIEPYGTVIIRRDLHRS